The Pyrus communis chromosome 9, drPyrComm1.1, whole genome shotgun sequence genome has a segment encoding these proteins:
- the LOC137744926 gene encoding uncharacterized protein has translation MEGSGGNLDSFRASPGSSSNRRYGVLSASNIIRAPISTLLEYSGILRGRSNHQEAESLINGRSAAAFRDHHHSQLDQLPTTSNDGEVSIRIIGAGEQEHDRDGPGIVSGRLREVTVPPNDVSAPPMAGVASVALGTEDVGQTDGRTDRTTGEGSPQLLNGTADGEGGDGTGANGRDSSYQRYDIQQAARGIEQVLPFSLLLLVVFIRQHLQGFFVTIWIAAVMFKSNDILRKQTALKGERKITVLMGISLAFALHVVGVYWWFQNDDLLYPLIMLPPKVIPPFWHAVFIIMVNDTLVRQAAMVLKCSILMYYKNSRGRNYRKQGQMLTLVEYLLLLYRALLPTPVWYRFFLNKEYGSLFSSLMTGLYLTFKLTSVVEKVQSFFAALKALSRKEVHYGAYATSEQVNATGDLCAICQEKMHAPILLRCKHIFCEDCVSEWFERERTCPLCRALVKSADLRSFGDGSTSLYFQLF, from the exons ATGGAAGGGTCGGGTGGCAATCTTGACTCGTTTAGAGCTTCTCCGGGAAGCAGTAGTAATAGGAGATATGGGGTGTTATCGGCTTCCAATATCATTCGGGCGCCAATTTCTACCTTATTGGAGTACTCAGGTATTCTCCGCGGCCGCTCTAATCACCAAGAAGCTGAGTCTTTGATTAACGGGCGTAGCGCTGCTGCGTTCCGGGATCACCATCATAGTCAGCTAGACCAATTACCAACGACAAGCAATGATGGGGAGGTTTCTATTAGGATAATTGGTGCAGGGGAACAGGAGCATGATAGGGATGGACCTGGGATAGTATCTGGACGGCTGAGGGAAGTTACTGTACCGCCAAATGATGTTTCTGCACCACCAATGGCTGGGGTGGCTTCTGTAGCATTGGGAACGGAGGATGTGGGTCAGACAGATGGCAGAACAGATCGTACTACGGGAGAGGGCAGTCCCCAATTGTTAAATGGAACTGCTGATGGAGAAGGAGGTGATGGAACTGGGGCTAATGGCAGGGATTCTTCTTATCAGAGATATGACATTCAGCAGGCTGCTAGGGGTATTGAACAAGTCCTGCCCTTTTCCTTGCTTCTATTGGTGGTCTTCATCCGCCAGCATTTGCAAG GTTTCTTTGTTACAATTTGGATTGCTGCTGTTATGTTCAAGTCAAATGATATATTAAGGAAACAGACAGCTTTGAAG GGAGAGAGGAAAATCACGGTTCTAATGGGCATCTCCCTTGCATTCGCATTGCATGTGGTTGGTGTTTACTGGTGGTTCCAGAATGACGATCTTTTGTACCCATTAATTATGCTTCCTCCTAAAGTTATACCACCCTTCTGGCATGCTGTTTTCATCATCATGGTGAATG ACACCTTGGTCCGTCAGGCAGCAATGGTGCTGAAGTGTTCTATATTAATGTACTACAAAAACAGTAGAGGCAGAAACTATCGTAAGCAG GGTCAAATGCTTACACTGGTTGAGTATCTACTGCTCTTGTACCGGGCCTTGTTGCCAACACCAGTGTGGTACCGGTTCTTCTTGAACAAAGAATATGGGAGTCTCTTTTCGTCATTAATGACAGGGTTATATTTGACTTTCAAGCTCACATCTGTTGTCGAGAAG GTGCAATCCTTCTTTGCTGCACTGAAGGCATTGTCACGAAAAGAGGTGCACTATGGGGCATATGCAACTTCAGAACAG GTCAATGCAACAGGCGATCTATGTGCTATTTGCCAAGAGAAGATGCATGCTCCTATCCTACTTCGATGTAAACACATCTTTTGCGAGGACTGCGTATCAGAGTG GTTTGAGAGGGAACGGACATGTCCGTTGTGCAGAGCTCTGGTAAAATCTGCGGATCTAAGATCATTCGGCGATGGATCAACGAGTTTGTATTTCCAGCTGTTCTAA